The following is a genomic window from Bacillota bacterium.
CAGCCAGGCTCTTGGCCTTAACGCGGCCCACGGCCCAGGCTACTTTTTTCACCTGAGCGGCTCTTGGGCGACTTTCGGCGCTACCTCCGAGGAAACCTTCCAGCCGCGGGTTTCCCTCTCTGGACGGCTTAGTCCGCCTACTCCTCCCAGTCACAGCCCTAACGAATTACCAAATTATTGCCTTAATGATACCCTACGCTGCCGCCCCTGTCAAGCGTTCCCTTCCCTCACATAAAGAAAGGTTCGCGGCCCATGATGGCTTTAGATATGGGAGCCAAGAAGCGGGTTATATAGCGGCTTGGATTGGGGATTTTCACCCCCATGGCCACCGGCAGGCTGAGGCCAATGGCAGCTAACATGAACAGCGAAAAAACCAGGAGATCACGCCACTTTTTTTCTTTTACCAGTTTAGGAACCTCGAAGGCACTAACCGCCAGATACATCAAAACGAGAAGAAAAATCATGTGCCGGCCTCCTAACGTTTTTCCAGCGGTGGCACCCCGGTTAGTCCGCTGCGTCGCACTTTTGCTCGGGTATCTATGCTTATTTCTAGGTCCTGCAAGGCCTGAGGCCACTTTTTCTCCAGTTTTTGCCATAGTCTTTTGTTCTGGCGTCGGATAATCTCACCAAAACTAAACGGATCTACTCCGAGCCTCTTGGCCAACTGGATTGCCTGTTCGGCTTCGTTCTTGATAACCGTGGCTGCTTGTTTCTCCAAGAAAAGGTAGTCATCGGCCTGCATAAGGTCCCCCCGGTATGCTTGTTCGGCTAGCGCTATTTCGGCTGTAACCTTTATTGTCAGTACTGGCCGCCCCTCCTTTTCTTCCACCTTGATTTGCTTTTTCAATCTGAAGACTTCTATGGCAACCGTATTATCTTTTCGACTCTTATCAGCGGTTGCTTTGACATACAAAATAGTATTGGCAATTTTACCCTGCAGACTCAGTATCCCCCGGACCTCGGTGGGCTCGGCAAAAGCTACCAGCTTATCATCCCGGAACAGAGCCAATCCCTTAAGACGCAATGCCAGGGTCGTCTCTTTAGTTTTCATTTCTTCTGCGCCGGCAGAACCGGAGCTCTTTCCACCGGCTGTAGGCATCATGGGAACAGCTCTAAGCTCCACTACACCGGTAAACGGATCCGCCCCTTTGGCCTCCAGCAGGGATACGAATTCGTGCACACTAAGGATAGTGGAATGACCGTTAACAGGGCAAAACCGCCTCAGTCCTGCCAGCTCCAGTCCCACGCTCTTTTCCAAACTTCCTTGACTGCCGATGAGTACGTCTTCGGCCTTACCACGGCAGACAAGTAGATTGGTAATGATACGGGCTTCTGCATCCAGTTCCCAAAGATCGAGAAATTCAAATATCCCCTGGCGACTGACTTCTTCTCCGATAAGTATGGCAGAAGTATGGGCTACGTAAACGCGTCGTGGCACCTTCAGAGCCATATCACGCAGAGCCCCTAAAAGGGTATATCCTTGCCCCTGGGCAATCCAAACCTGGCGCTTAGGCCCGCCGCCACCCCCGCCCGAGCTGCCATCTTCACCTCCGCCCATAGTGGGGCGAAAGATCTCCGCCGTAATCTTCCAGATGTCATCTTCCTTATCAATACCCAGAGAAGAAACCACAGCCAGCTCGTTTATCTCTCGTCGATCCCAACAACCGGATAGGCAGATCGGCGAAATAAGCAGTGCCAGGGAAAGCAGCACCAAAAACAAACGTCTCACTGTTCTGGCTCTCCCTTCTGCCGGTTTCCTCCTCGCTTCCCTCGACGCCTATTTGCCTTGTCCGTGGTCGTCGGTGCCTGCCGGTTGTCTTGATCTTTATTCTTTGGACCGTTTATGCTGTTAGGGCCGCGTCCGCGCTCATCTCCCGGGGGTTTAGGACCCTGATGGGAAGCTTGCCGTATGATGTTTTCCTTGCCTACAAGCTTAGGCCGAGTCCGCATCATCCACCAAGGCACACGGATAAGATAGTCTTTTTGGTCCGAGAGGCTAAATGGTGCCATTCCTTGCAAATACGGTATGCCAAAAGAGCGCAAATTCACCAGATGGATCATGATCAGTATTAACCCCGAAAAGAGACCGAACAGCCCTAACACAGCCCCCATGAGAATCAGCGGTACCCTAAGCAGACGTACAGTGTTGGTCAGATCAAAACTAGGGAAAGTAAACGAGGCGATAGCTGTAGCAGAAACAACAATCACCATTGCTGGCGATACCAAACCGGCCCGAACAGCAGCATCTCCGATCACCAGTGCGCCCACAATGCCAATCGCTTGTCCCAAAGCTCGCGGCAGGCGG
Proteins encoded in this region:
- a CDS encoding Ger(x)C family spore germination protein — protein: MRRLFLVLLSLALLISPICLSGCWDRREINELAVVSSLGIDKEDDIWKITAEIFRPTMGGGEDGSSGGGGGGPKRQVWIAQGQGYTLLGALRDMALKVPRRVYVAHTSAILIGEEVSRQGIFEFLDLWELDAEARIITNLLVCRGKAEDVLIGSQGSLEKSVGLELAGLRRFCPVNGHSTILSVHEFVSLLEAKGADPFTGVVELRAVPMMPTAGGKSSGSAGAEEMKTKETTLALRLKGLALFRDDKLVAFAEPTEVRGILSLQGKIANTILYVKATADKSRKDNTVAIEVFRLKKQIKVEEKEGRPVLTIKVTAEIALAEQAYRGDLMQADDYLFLEKQAATVIKNEAEQAIQLAKRLGVDPFSFGEIIRRQNKRLWQKLEKKWPQALQDLEISIDTRAKVRRSGLTGVPPLEKR
- a CDS encoding spore germination protein, which gives rise to YIDGIVNSKLVAEVRERIRRIKIDGVLEGHYLEAMIEDNPFSPFPQVWSTERPDTVVADLLEGRVAILTDGTPFALTVPLGFATLLQSPEDYYQRWSLSLFLRPFRYLGLGISAFLPALYVAITTYHQEMLPTSLLVSILMQRERVPYPAVVEALVMQITFEILLEAGARLPRALGQAIGIVGALVIGDAAVRAGLVSPAMVIVVSATAIASFTFPSFDLTNTVRLLRVPLILMGAVLGLFGLFSGLILIMIHLVNLRSFGIPYLQGMAPFSLSDQKDYLIRVPWWMMRTRPKLVGKENIIRQASHQGPKPPGDERGRGPNSINGPKNKDQDNRQAPTTTDKANRRRGKRGGNRQKGEPEQ